From the Brachybacterium sillae genome, the window GGTCATGTCGCAGGGGATGCCGTGGGACTCCGTGCTCCCGGTCGGGTCGGCCTCGGCGGTGCCGGTGCACTGGTGCAGGGTCTCCCCGTCGAAGGGCGTGCCCGCCGGGTACCCGTAGGAGGTGTACCGCTGTCCACGAGCACCGTTGAACTCCACGCCCGAGCCACCGACGGTGTCGGTGAGAGTGGCGGAGCCCTCACCCCGCACCACCGCGAAGGCGGTGTCGTAGGTCATGTCACCCTCACTCGTCCACTGAGTGGGGGCGAACAGGTCCTCCGCGGTCCAGGCGCCGTACGGGGCGTTCCCGTTCTCATAGGCGGGGACGAACACCCAGTTCGTCGCCCAGGAGCCACCGCCCTCATGGGCACAGTGGCCGGCGGTGGCGACCGTCGACTCGTTGTCCGAGACGACCGCATTGGCGGAGCAGACGTAGTCGGTGCCGTCGATCGTGAAGAACACCTTCCCGATGTGGTCCACCGGGGTGACGGCCGGTGACGCCGCTGCTGCCCGCGGCCGCATGGTGCGGGCCCCCGCGGCCGGCTCACTGCTGGCGATGTGGTCGTTCTCGGCGAGGAGGGTCTCCGCGGGGATCGCGGCCTCCATCCGCGCGGGAGTCCAGTAGTCTTCCGCGGCGTCGGCCTCGGCAGCGGAGACACTGCGGCGCTCCAGCGCGGGGGCTGCCGGGTCCGCGATGGCGGCTTTGCCGCCGGTGGCGAGCGCGAGGGCCGCCGCTGCCAGAGCGGTGACCGGTCGCAGAGCGAAGAGTCGTCGGCGTGACGTCGTCGTCACGGGATCTCTCTTTCCTCAGGGGTGGCGCGAAGGCGCCGGGCCCTCGAGCACAGCAGGGGATCCCCGTGGGGTGGAACCCGCGAAGGTGCCGATCAGCAGGGACCTTCGTGCCGGAAGGGCGGGCCGGATGGGACGGGGGTACCGGGCGTGGGTGTCCGTGGTGCCGTGAGAGATGAACGGCCGACGGGCCCGCCATCCTGGAGGGGATGGCGGGCCCGTCGTGGCGGACTCCCGAGGGACGGTTCATGCGCCGCGGGCGGCGCACTCTTCCCGAGGGGAGATCAGCGGTAGGTCACGTAACCGCTGGGGGAGCCCCAGATGTTGCGCTCGACGACCTCGTCCTTGGAACGGGAGGCGTCGATGATCTTGCCGTCGCCGACGTAGATCGCGACGTGGCCCGGGTAGTACACGATGTCACCGGGCTGCAGCTGGCTGCGGGAGATCTTGCGACCACCGTCGACGATCGAGCCGCTGAAGTGGGGCAGGTCGATGCCGGCGGCCTGGTAGGCGTACTGCACCAGGCCGGAGCAGTCGAAGCCCTCCCTCGGGGAGTTCCCGGCCCACTGGTAGTCGGTGCCGACCACGGAGCGGGCGCGGTCCACGATGGCGGAACCGGAGCCGGAGGTGGACTTGGAGGTGGACTTGGAACGGGACTCGGTGGAGCCGCCGCCGTTGAGGGCGCCACGGGTCT encodes:
- a CDS encoding trypsin-like serine peptidase, coding for MTTTSRRRLFALRPVTALAAAALALATGGKAAIADPAAPALERRSVSAAEADAAEDYWTPARMEAAIPAETLLAENDHIASSEPAAGARTMRPRAAAASPAVTPVDHIGKVFFTIDGTDYVCSANAVVSDNESTVATAGHCAHEGGGSWATNWVFVPAYENGNAPYGAWTAEDLFAPTQWTSEGDMTYDTAFAVVRGEGSATLTDTVGGSGVEFNGARGQRYTSYGYPAGTPFDGETLHQCTGTAEADPTGSTESHGIPCDMTGGSSGGPWFLGDGADGVQNSVNSFGYRGLDGVMFGPYWGAVIEDTYQEAQGS
- a CDS encoding NlpC/P60 family protein, whose amino-acid sequence is MAKTNTHRAAGRARTPLTAAGATLRSAGGAAVLGTVVAGAALGTGAAAQAAPAAPAQPAAQAASAAPATAPVAPTALPSGVTLRWGSKGAVVKQLQTLLNQEGADLRVDGKFGPRTHAAVKDFQRENDLRVDGIVGPQTRGALNGGGSTESRSKSTSKSTSGSGSAIVDRARSVVGTDYQWAGNSPREGFDCSGLVQYAYQAAGIDLPHFSGSIVDGGRKISRSQLQPGDIVYYPGHVAIYVGDGKIIDASRSKDEVVERNIWGSPSGYVTYR